In Oryza sativa Japonica Group chromosome 2, ASM3414082v1, the following are encoded in one genomic region:
- the LOC4328638 gene encoding putative F-box protein At1g32420 gives MEDNNDEILDGQNEEVQSQVSLPQDIQRIIIGFLPGRTVLKFCSVCKFWRDCIVEPAFVDHHLNCALRFRQAIACFTSVDNGLVQMYMFDPITVNFKRTEPVFSSRFHMSQPCNGMVCAYDLKGAAEVLNPTTRKHLTLPASESVYQAQYSEYFLGYVHSTKEYKVVALRHWIKHLTFEVCTIGTLSWRTVRGSEEEELLKTTKPVVVNDEMHWLLLDDESSHFTRKILSFNLTDEKFSYLDVPDSVRDRDLELVEGEGKLHLWSMPCKGAAYTESEIWLADSTRQFWVHLHNIAHPSVLGTKPFFMYKSKLFLGSQKRFIYIDILDGTVCYVDIPSGENIISSGMFVESFVPALTGTGLVNSMTLLTGSRYAGSSSRGSGPSSRAAGSSSTRTRRSPAASRWSSAVVQSSKRAKRTINLVWKMYTEGTSKIQQGL, from the coding sequence ATGGAAGACAATAATGATGAAATTCTTGATGGGCAAAATGAAGAAGTGCAATCCCAAGTTTCTCTTCCTCAAGATATTCAGCGGATTATTATTGGTTTCCTACCCGGTAGGACTGTTCTCAAGTTCTGCAGTGTGTGCAAGTTCTGGAGAGACTGCATTGTAGAACCTGCTTTTGTGGATCACCACCTCAACTGTGCTCTCCGCTTCCGCCAGGCCATTGCCTGCTTCACCTCAGTTGATAACGGTCTTGTCCAGATGTACATGTTTGATCCCATCACAGTGAACTTCAAAAGAACAGAGCCTGTGTTCTCATCTAGGTTTCACATGTCACAACCCTGCAACGGCATGGTGTGCGCCTATGATTTAAAAGGTGCTGCTGAAGTTTTGAATCCAACAACAAGGAAGCATTTGACGCTGCCAGCTTCAGAAAGTGTATATCAGGCTCAATATTCGGAATATTTTCTTGGATATGTGCACTCTACAAAAGAGTATAAGGTAGTCGCTCTCCGCCATTGGATAAAGCACTTGACATTTGAAGTCTGCACTATTGGCACGTTGTCATGGAGGACGGTACGTGGATCTGAAGAGGAAGAACTCCTGAAGACAACAAAGCCGGTTGTTGTTAATGATGAAATGCATTGGCTACTTCTTGATGATGAATCATCTCACTTTACTCGAAAAATCCTCTCATTCAACTTGACAGATGAGAAGTTTTCATATCTTGATGTCCCAGACAGTGTAAGAGACCGTGATTTGGAATTAGTCGAGGGGGAAGGGAAACTTCATTTATGGTCTATGCCTTGTAAAGGGGCAGCATATACAGAATCAGAGATTTGGCTGGCAGACTCAACCCGGCAATTCTGGGTTCACTTGCACAATATTGCCCATCCCTCTGTTTTGGGCACGAAGCCATTTTTCATGTACAAGAGCAAGCTCTTTCTGGGGAGCCAAAAGAGATTCATCTATATTGATATTTTGGATGGGACGGTTTGCTACGTTGATATTCCTTCTGGTGAAAATATCATATCTTCTGGCATGTTTGTGGAGAGCTTTGTACCTGCTTTGACAGGCACAGGCTTGGTGAACTCAATGACATTATTAACCGGTTCTCGTTATGCTGGGTCATCATCAAGAGGCTCTGGACCATCTTCTCGTGCTGCTGGATCTTCCTCAACAAGAACTCGACGTTCACCCGCTGCCTCCAGGTGGTCCTCAGCAGTTGTGCAATCCTCCAAGCGGGCGAAGAGAACAATAAACTTAGTGTGGAAGATGTATACAGAAGGCACAAGCAAGATTCAGCAGGGGCTATGA